Proteins from one Lacrimispora sphenoides genomic window:
- the codY gene encoding GTP-sensing pleiotropic transcriptional regulator CodY, translated as MSVQLLDKTRKINKLLHNNNSHKVVFNDICEVLTEILNSNILVISKKGKVLGIGLTPDIEEIQELIADQVGGYVDTMLNERLLSILSTKENVNLETLGFTGDNIRKYQAIITPIDIAGERLGTLFIYKSDSQYDIDDIILSEYGTTVVGLEMMRSVNEENAEETRKVQIVKSAISTLSFSELEAITHIFEELDGNEGILVASKIADRVGITRSVIVNALRKFESAGVIESRSSGMKGTYIKVLNDVVFDELKVIKAGTIKNIPERREIKDM; from the coding sequence ATCTGTGAAGTGCTGACCGAGATCCTGAATTCGAATATTCTTGTGATCAGCAAGAAGGGAAAGGTGCTGGGCATAGGTCTGACACCGGACATCGAGGAGATTCAGGAGCTGATCGCGGACCAGGTTGGCGGTTATGTTGATACCATGTTAAATGAGCGTTTGCTCAGTATATTATCAACAAAGGAGAACGTTAATCTGGAAACGCTGGGTTTCACTGGTGACAATATCAGAAAATACCAAGCTATCATCACACCGATTGATATTGCAGGGGAAAGATTAGGAACCCTGTTCATTTATAAATCCGATTCTCAATACGATATCGATGACATCATTTTAAGTGAATATGGCACCACCGTGGTAGGACTTGAAATGATGCGGTCGGTTAATGAAGAGAATGCGGAGGAGACCAGAAAAGTGCAGATTGTTAAATCTGCAATCAGCACCTTATCTTTTTCCGAATTAGAGGCCATTACTCATATCTTTGAGGAATTGGATGGCAATGAGGGCATCCTGGTAGCCAGCAAGATCGCTGACCGAGTAGGGATTACCCGTTCTGTCATTGTCAATGCCCTTCGTAAGTTTGAAAGTGCCGGAGTGATTGAATCCAGGTCCTCTGGTATGAAGGGAACTTATATTAAGGTACTGAACGATGTGGTGTTTGATGAATTGAAAGTCATAAAGGCCGGAACCATAAAAAATATACCGGAGCGCCGGGAAATTAAAGATATGTAA
- the rpsB gene encoding 30S ribosomal protein S2: MSVISMKQLLEAGVHFGHQTRRWNPKMAPYIYTERNGIYIIDLQKSVVMVDDAYKAVSDIAAEGGKILFVGTKKQAQDAIRSEAERCGMYFINERWLGGMLTNFKTIQSRVARLKQIETMSQDGTFDVLPKKEVIALKKEWEKLEKNLGGIKDMKKIPDAIFVVDPKKERICVQEAHTLRIPLIGIADTNCDPEELDFVIPGNDDAIRAVKLIVAKMADAVIEANQGEAVAEEAEAAQETEETVEA, translated from the coding sequence ATGAGCGTTATTTCAATGAAGCAGCTTTTAGAAGCTGGCGTACACTTCGGTCATCAGACAAGAAGATGGAACCCTAAGATGGCTCCATACATTTACACAGAGAGAAACGGTATCTATATCATTGATCTGCAGAAGTCTGTTGTAATGGTAGATGATGCTTACAAGGCAGTATCCGATATTGCTGCAGAAGGCGGCAAGATCCTTTTCGTAGGAACAAAGAAGCAGGCTCAGGATGCCATCAGATCTGAGGCAGAGCGTTGCGGAATGTATTTTATTAATGAGAGATGGCTTGGCGGTATGCTTACAAACTTTAAGACAATCCAGTCCAGAGTTGCAAGATTAAAGCAGATTGAGACCATGTCCCAGGACGGCACATTTGATGTTCTTCCTAAGAAAGAAGTTATTGCTCTTAAGAAAGAGTGGGAGAAATTAGAGAAGAACTTGGGCGGAATCAAGGATATGAAGAAGATTCCGGATGCGATTTTTGTTGTAGATCCAAAGAAAGAAAGAATCTGCGTTCAGGAAGCTCATACACTGAGAATTCCGTTAATTGGTATCGCTGATACAAACTGTGATCCTGAAGAACTTGATTTCGTGATTCCAGGTAATGATGATGCGATAAGAGCCGTTAAGTTAATTGTTGCCAAGATGGCAGACGCAGTAATCGAAGCAAACCAGGGCGAGGCAGTAGCAGAGGAAGCAGAAGCAGCTCAGGAAACAGAAGAGACTGTAGAGGCTTAA
- the tsf gene encoding translation elongation factor Ts: MAAVTAGMVKELREMTGAGMMDCKKALAETDGDMDKAVEFLREKGLAAASKKAGRIAAEGIVTTVVSEDGKSAAIVEVNSETDFVAKNAQFQTYVADVATQVLTSQATDMEGFLAETWTQDNSLTVAQALSSQIAVIGENMNIRRYEKIVTEGVVVDYIHGGGRIGVLIEADAEVVNDTVKEALKNIAMQIAALTPKYVKRDEIPQDFIDHEMEILKVQAKNENPDKPDNILEKMIVGRLNKELKEFCLVDQAYVKDGDLTVGKYLEQVSKEVGGKVDVKKFVRFETGEGLEKKEENFAEEVARQMQ, encoded by the coding sequence ATGGCAGCAGTTACAGCTGGAATGGTAAAAGAATTAAGAGAGATGACCGGCGCGGGCATGATGGATTGCAAGAAAGCTCTTGCAGAAACAGACGGTGATATGGACAAAGCAGTAGAGTTCTTAAGAGAAAAAGGACTTGCAGCTGCTTCTAAGAAGGCAGGAAGAATTGCAGCAGAAGGTATCGTTACCACGGTTGTATCAGAAGACGGAAAATCTGCAGCAATCGTTGAAGTAAACAGTGAGACAGACTTTGTTGCAAAGAACGCTCAGTTCCAGACTTATGTTGCTGATGTTGCAACTCAGGTGCTTACTTCCCAGGCAACAGATATGGAAGGATTCCTTGCAGAGACCTGGACACAGGACAACTCCTTAACCGTTGCTCAGGCATTATCCAGCCAGATCGCTGTGATTGGGGAAAATATGAACATCAGAAGATATGAGAAGATCGTTACCGAAGGAGTCGTTGTTGATTACATCCACGGCGGCGGAAGAATCGGTGTTTTGATTGAAGCTGATGCAGAAGTAGTGAATGATACGGTAAAGGAAGCTTTAAAGAATATTGCCATGCAGATCGCTGCATTAACACCAAAGTATGTGAAGAGAGATGAAATTCCTCAGGATTTCATTGATCATGAGATGGAAATCTTAAAGGTTCAGGCTAAGAATGAGAATCCGGATAAGCCAGATAACATTCTTGAGAAGATGATTGTAGGTCGTTTAAACAAAGAATTAAAAGAATTCTGTCTGGTAGATCAGGCTTATGTAAAAGATGGAGATTTAACTGTTGGAAAGTACTTGGAGCAGGTTTCCAAGGAAGTTGGCGGTAAGGTAGATGTGAAAAAGTTCGTACGCTTTGAGACTGGTGAAGGTCTTGAAAAGAAGGAAGAGAACTTTGCAGAAGAAGTTGCTAGGCAGATGCAGTAA
- a CDS encoding ABC transporter permease encodes MAKYILKRIAMAIVTIFAVATVTFFVMNMVPGGPFMSEKAISPQAQAALNEKYGLDKPLGEQYITYMKDLLHGNLGLSVKQRGRTVNMIIETKFPVSARIGGMAILTAVLVGVPLGSIAAFKRGTAVDNIIIIFSTCGIAVPSFVVCTILMYILSLKLGLLPTFGLASWKNYIMPVMALSFYPSSYIARLMRSSMLDVMGQDYMRTARAKGLSQMVSIFKHALRNAILPVVTYLGPLLAYTVTGSFIVEKIFTIPGLGSEFIGSITGRDYPLIMGTTIFLATLMVIMNVLVDVAYKFIDPRINLK; translated from the coding sequence GTGGCTAAATATATTTTAAAGCGTATCGCTATGGCGATCGTAACCATCTTTGCTGTTGCAACGGTTACTTTCTTTGTCATGAATATGGTGCCAGGCGGCCCCTTCATGTCAGAGAAGGCCATCAGCCCACAGGCCCAGGCGGCCCTTAATGAAAAGTACGGCCTGGACAAACCGTTAGGCGAACAGTATATCACCTATATGAAGGATTTGCTTCACGGCAATTTAGGATTAAGCGTAAAACAGCGCGGCCGTACGGTGAACATGATCATTGAAACAAAATTTCCTGTATCTGCAAGGATCGGCGGAATGGCAATTCTGACCGCTGTTCTTGTTGGAGTTCCATTAGGCAGTATTGCTGCATTCAAGCGCGGAACCGCAGTTGATAATATTATCATTATCTTCAGTACATGCGGAATCGCAGTACCGAGTTTTGTTGTCTGTACTATATTAATGTATATTTTGAGCTTAAAGCTGGGACTTTTGCCTACGTTTGGACTTGCGTCGTGGAAAAACTACATTATGCCTGTCATGGCTCTTTCATTTTATCCGTCCTCTTATATCGCACGTCTGATGCGTTCTTCCATGTTGGATGTTATGGGACAGGATTACATGAGAACAGCCCGTGCCAAAGGGCTTTCCCAGATGGTCAGCATCTTTAAGCATGCACTTCGTAACGCCATTCTTCCGGTTGTTACATATTTAGGACCGCTTTTGGCCTATACCGTAACAGGAAGTTTTATTGTTGAAAAGATATTTACGATTCCGGGCCTGGGATCTGAATTCATCGGTTCCATTACAGGACGTGACTATCCTCTTATCATGGGTACTACGATCTTCCTTGCTACTTTAATGGTTATCATGAATGTGTTGGTCGACGTTGCTTATAAATTCATCGATCCGCGAATTAATCTGAAGTAA
- a CDS encoding ABC transporter permease produces the protein MPKNKLSLQLNVEDFLPASDAEKESLTVMRKSVGFWKDGIRRLKKNKISMISLAIIIVVFILSFLVPQFYPYRYEQQIRGSENLAPMQYSEKELTAIESGEKVFPHILGTDNLGRDYAVRVMMGSRVSLMVGLIASCIILLIGSLYGSVAGFFGGWVDMIMMRIVDMIYTVPDILIIVLLSVAFDQPLKALSQRPGFQWIQVIGVNLISIFVVFALLYWVGMARIVRSQILILKEQEYVTAARALGASSGHIIKKHLLTNCIGTLIVTTTLQIPSSIFTESFLSFLGLGVAAPMPSLGSLASAALNGLQSYPHRLFAPALMISIIILSFNLLGDGLRDAFDPKLKD, from the coding sequence ATGCCAAAGAATAAATTATCATTACAGCTAAATGTAGAAGACTTTCTCCCGGCAAGTGATGCAGAAAAAGAAAGCCTGACAGTCATGCGTAAGAGCGTTGGATTTTGGAAGGATGGAATCAGACGCCTTAAAAAGAATAAGATTTCAATGATCAGCCTTGCTATTATCATTGTTGTATTTATTTTGTCCTTTTTAGTCCCTCAATTCTACCCATATAGGTATGAACAGCAGATCCGTGGAAGTGAAAATCTTGCTCCCATGCAGTATTCTGAAAAAGAACTGACTGCTATAGAATCGGGAGAGAAAGTATTTCCTCATATTTTAGGAACGGATAACCTGGGTCGTGACTATGCGGTCCGTGTCATGATGGGAAGCCGTGTTTCCCTGATGGTCGGTCTGATCGCTTCCTGTATCATTTTACTCATCGGATCCCTTTACGGTTCCGTCGCAGGCTTCTTCGGCGGCTGGGTGGATATGATTATGATGCGTATTGTAGATATGATTTATACAGTACCAGATATTTTGATTATCGTATTGCTTTCCGTTGCATTTGACCAACCGCTAAAAGCCTTGTCTCAAAGGCCCGGTTTTCAGTGGATCCAGGTCATCGGTGTTAACTTAATCAGTATCTTTGTTGTATTTGCCCTGCTTTATTGGGTAGGTATGGCACGTATCGTACGAAGCCAGATCCTGATTTTAAAGGAGCAGGAATATGTAACTGCGGCAAGAGCCCTTGGAGCATCCAGCGGTCATATCATTAAGAAACATTTGCTTACAAACTGTATAGGTACCTTAATTGTTACGACTACGCTGCAGATTCCATCTTCAATTTTTACGGAGAGCTTTTTAAGCTTCCTTGGCCTTGGCGTTGCTGCGCCCATGCCTTCTTTGGGAAGTCTTGCAAGCGCTGCGTTAAATGGTCTGCAAAGTTATCCGCACCGTTTGTTTGCACCGGCTCTTATGATTTCTATCATTATTCTAAGTTTCAACCTGTTGGGCGATGGTCTGCGTGACGCATTCGATCCAAAGCTGAAAGATTAA
- a CDS encoding ABC transporter ATP-binding protein — protein sequence MNEYLVNIENERLSFFTPAGEVKALNDVSLHLREGEVLGIVGESGSGKSVTAYSLMGLTAYPGRMIGGSLQFNGHQIEKMTEKEMRKIRGNEISIIFQDPMTSLNPVYTVGNQITEVIMLHTNKNKKQANERARELLTLVGINEPDKRLKQYPHELSGGMRQRIMIAIALACEPKLLIADEPTTALDVTIQAQILELMMELKEKLGMAIIMITHDLGVVANMCDRIAVMYAGKVVEYGNTDDIFYNPSHEYTKGLIRSIPKLTEKEHNKLVPIEGSPVDMLNPPAGCPFAPRCRACMKICLREMPPYTDLSDIHYSACWLLQKQEYEQAQKGDA from the coding sequence ATGAACGAATATTTGGTTAATATTGAAAATGAACGTCTTTCCTTCTTTACCCCGGCTGGAGAAGTGAAGGCTCTTAATGATGTATCCCTTCATCTTCGTGAAGGAGAAGTTCTGGGTATTGTAGGTGAGTCCGGTTCCGGTAAGTCAGTAACAGCCTACAGCCTTATGGGACTTACAGCTTATCCTGGACGCATGATTGGCGGATCCCTTCAGTTTAACGGCCACCAGATTGAGAAGATGACAGAGAAGGAAATGAGAAAGATCCGCGGAAATGAAATTTCTATTATTTTCCAGGATCCCATGACCAGCTTAAATCCGGTTTACACAGTTGGAAACCAGATCACTGAAGTGATCATGCTTCATACAAATAAAAATAAAAAGCAGGCGAATGAAAGAGCAAGGGAGCTTCTGACCCTTGTAGGGATCAATGAGCCTGATAAGCGTTTAAAGCAGTATCCTCACGAGCTGTCCGGTGGTATGCGTCAGCGCATCATGATTGCCATTGCTCTTGCATGTGAGCCAAAGCTTTTGATCGCTGATGAGCCGACTACCGCTCTGGATGTAACCATTCAGGCACAGATTCTGGAACTGATGATGGAACTGAAAGAAAAGCTTGGGATGGCGATCATCATGATCACTCATGACCTGGGTGTGGTTGCAAACATGTGCGACCGAATTGCAGTTATGTATGCAGGAAAAGTAGTAGAATACGGCAATACGGATGATATTTTTTATAATCCAAGCCATGAATATACAAAAGGCCTGATCCGGAGCATTCCTAAGCTTACGGAAAAAGAGCACAACAAGCTGGTTCCTATTGAAGGAAGCCCTGTGGATATGTTAAATCCGCCGGCTGGATGTCCTTTTGCGCCCAGATGCCGCGCCTGCATGAAGATTTGCCTGCGTGAAATGCCGCCGTATACGGATTTATCCGATATTCATTATAGTGCTTGCTGGCTGCTTCAGAAGCAGGAGTATGAACAGGCACAGAAGGGAGATGCATGA
- a CDS encoding ABC transporter ATP-binding protein: protein MENKNLVEVQNLQQYFPVAGGKLFEKKVVKAVDNVSFGIKKGETLGLVGESGCGKTTTGRTLLRLYEPTAGKIFFDGEDITKVNMLPYRRKMQIVFQDPYASLDPRMTVGDIIGEAIDIHHLASNKKDRQDQIISVLSTVGLNSEHANRYPHEFSGGQRQRVGIARALAVNPQFIVCDEPVSALDVSIQAQVVNMFEQLQEELGLTYLFIAHDLSIVKHISNRIGVMYLGKMVELADSYELTFHSVHPYTKSLISAIPIADPETSRKSKRIVLEGDVPSPVNPPSGCRFRTRCPYADELCAAQEPEWREVSSGHFAACHHLDKVN, encoded by the coding sequence ATGGAAAATAAAAATCTTGTAGAGGTGCAGAATTTACAGCAGTATTTCCCTGTTGCCGGAGGCAAGTTATTTGAGAAAAAGGTCGTAAAAGCAGTAGATAACGTTTCTTTTGGAATAAAAAAGGGCGAGACTCTGGGACTGGTTGGAGAATCCGGCTGCGGAAAAACCACCACAGGCCGTACTTTGCTCCGTCTTTATGAACCTACCGCAGGAAAGATTTTCTTTGACGGAGAAGATATTACCAAGGTAAACATGCTGCCTTACCGCCGAAAGATGCAGATCGTGTTCCAGGATCCTTATGCCAGCCTGGATCCCCGTATGACCGTTGGGGATATTATCGGTGAAGCGATCGACATCCATCATCTTGCTTCTAATAAAAAGGATCGACAGGACCAGATCATTTCTGTTCTGTCAACAGTAGGACTTAATTCAGAGCACGCAAACCGTTACCCTCATGAATTTTCCGGCGGACAGCGTCAGCGTGTGGGTATTGCCCGCGCTCTGGCAGTGAACCCTCAGTTCATCGTCTGTGACGAGCCGGTATCGGCTCTGGATGTTTCCATTCAGGCGCAGGTTGTCAATATGTTTGAACAGCTTCAGGAGGAACTGGGACTGACCTATCTGTTTATAGCCCATGACCTTTCTATTGTGAAGCATATTTCCAACCGGATCGGAGTTATGTACTTAGGAAAAATGGTAGAGCTTGCAGACAGCTATGAACTGACTTTCCACAGCGTGCACCCATATACCAAGAGCCTGATTTCTGCCATCCCGATTGCGGATCCCGAAACCAGCCGTAAATCTAAGAGAATTGTTCTGGAAGGGGATGTACCAAGCCCGGTAAATCCGCCATCCGGCTGCCGTTTCCGTACACGGTGTCCTTATGCGGATGAACTTTGTGCTGCCCAGGAACCGGAGTGGAGAGAGGTTTCTTCCGGTCATTTTGCTGCATGTCACCATCTGGACAAGGTAAACTGA
- a CDS encoding peptide ABC transporter substrate-binding protein, with protein MKKMSLVLAAVMATGMILSACGGNKSAGPSAGGTTNAANGEATTPGGESSGGLDLAVQVGPNPETIDPALNSAADGANVIVHAFEPLLIVNSENKIVGGQAETYDVSDDGLTYTFHLRDGLKWSDGTPLTANDFVYSWRRLADPNTAAPYGADMLGYVKGYEEAAAGDPDALGVSASDDKTLVVELSAPCVYFSKLVTHASMVPVQQTVVDAAGDQWCLKPDTYISNGPLKMIEWVPGSHITFAKNENYWNADKITLNTLKFVLMEDANAAYSAYQTGEVSMIKDVPTEEIPALKGKEEFHVEPGMGISYIDFQNQKEPFNNPDVRKALSLAIDRDYLANTVMQGIGAPAANFVPRGVSDAEGGTFFEDVTRKNNGGDFFNIEDHEADIAKAKELLAKAGYPDGKGFPVTEYMTNDAGYNKAVAEYLQSCWKENLGISVDIKILEWATFTPTRRAGDYQIARDAWSFDYDDPSNLLNLMMSTSGNNNALYKNPELDKLLNEANSTADVKEHYEKLHEAENMILNDAAIAPLNYRNEFWLQDPKLKGTWYSPYGYWFFQFATMD; from the coding sequence ATGAAAAAAATGTCACTTGTATTGGCTGCTGTTATGGCAACCGGCATGATCCTTTCCGCTTGCGGCGGTAATAAATCGGCTGGTCCATCTGCAGGCGGTACTACCAATGCAGCGAATGGGGAAGCAACTACCCCAGGAGGAGAATCATCTGGAGGTCTTGACCTTGCAGTTCAGGTCGGTCCAAACCCGGAAACCATTGATCCCGCTTTAAATAGTGCGGCTGATGGTGCAAACGTGATCGTACATGCCTTTGAGCCTTTACTGATCGTAAATTCAGAGAACAAGATTGTAGGCGGTCAGGCAGAAACCTACGATGTATCTGATGATGGACTTACCTATACCTTCCACCTTCGTGATGGTTTGAAGTGGAGTGATGGTACTCCTCTGACAGCCAATGACTTTGTGTATTCATGGAGGAGACTGGCTGATCCTAATACAGCAGCTCCTTATGGGGCAGACATGCTGGGTTATGTAAAGGGCTATGAAGAGGCAGCTGCTGGAGATCCGGATGCCCTTGGTGTTTCAGCTTCCGATGACAAGACTCTTGTAGTAGAATTATCCGCTCCCTGCGTGTATTTTTCAAAGCTGGTTACTCATGCCTCCATGGTTCCGGTGCAGCAGACAGTTGTAGATGCAGCTGGAGATCAGTGGTGCTTAAAACCTGACACCTATATCTCTAACGGACCTTTAAAGATGATTGAGTGGGTACCAGGCTCTCATATTACTTTTGCCAAAAATGAAAATTATTGGAACGCAGATAAGATCACTTTAAATACTTTAAAATTCGTCCTGATGGAAGATGCTAATGCGGCTTACAGCGCTTATCAGACCGGAGAAGTATCCATGATTAAGGATGTACCTACAGAGGAGATCCCGGCGCTTAAGGGCAAAGAAGAGTTCCATGTTGAGCCAGGTATGGGTATTTCCTATATAGATTTCCAGAACCAGAAGGAGCCATTTAACAATCCGGATGTTCGTAAAGCTTTAAGTCTTGCCATTGACCGTGATTATCTGGCTAATACCGTTATGCAGGGTATTGGCGCTCCTGCGGCTAACTTTGTTCCACGTGGTGTATCTGATGCAGAAGGCGGAACCTTCTTTGAGGATGTAACACGCAAGAATAACGGTGGTGACTTCTTTAATATTGAAGATCATGAAGCAGATATTGCAAAGGCGAAAGAGCTTCTTGCAAAGGCAGGATATCCTGACGGAAAAGGCTTCCCTGTTACTGAGTATATGACCAATGATGCTGGCTATAACAAAGCGGTAGCAGAATACCTGCAGAGCTGCTGGAAAGAAAACCTTGGCATTAGCGTAGACATTAAGATCCTTGAGTGGGCTACCTTTACACCTACCCGCCGTGCAGGAGATTATCAGATTGCCCGCGATGCCTGGAGTTTTGATTATGATGATCCTTCCAATCTTTTAAACCTGATGATGTCTACAAGCGGCAATAATAATGCTTTGTACAAAAATCCGGAGCTTGACAAGCTTCTCAATGAGGCCAACTCCACTGCTGATGTTAAAGAGCACTATGAGAAGCTTCATGAGGCAGAAAACATGATCCTTAACGATGCAGCCATTGCACCGCTTAATTACCGGAATGAATTCTGGTTACAGGATCCTAAGTTAAAGGGAACATGGTATTCTCCATATGGATACTGGTTCTTCCAGTTTGCTACCATGGACTAA
- a CDS encoding peptide ABC transporter substrate-binding protein: protein MKKMSLVLAAVMTSGMILSACGGNNTAGTKAGSDTNTTAAANGETAAPADGTSTALDLAVQVGPNPETIDPALNSAADGANIIVHAYEPLMIVDPENKIVGGQAESFDVSEDGLTYTFHLRDGLKWSDGTPLTAEDFVYSWKRLADPNTAAPYAGDMLGYVKGYEDAASGNLDALAVSAPDDKTFVVELSVPCVYFSKLITHASMVPVQKATIEANGDQWTLKPETYVSNGPLKMVEWVPGSHITFGKNENYWNASKVTLNTLKFVLMEDANAAYSAYQAGEVSMIKTLPTEEIPTLRTTDDFQIGSTMGTYYISFQTQKEPFNNPDVRKALSLAIDRDYVANTVMQGIYAPSTNFVGPGISDAENGSSFEDVTRKNNGGDFFNVADHEADIAKAKELLAKAGYPDGQGFPTIEYMTNDQLFHKPLAEYLQSCWKEALGVNMDIKIVEWSTFTPTRRAGDFQIARNGWLLDYDDPSNMLNLFKSTSGNNDGKYNNPEVDKKLDEANSTSDVAKHYALLHEAENMILEDSAIAPVAYYSQPWLQDPKLKGTWYSPYGYWFFQYATME, encoded by the coding sequence ATGAAAAAAATGTCACTTGTGTTGGCTGCTGTTATGACCTCCGGTATGATTCTTTCCGCTTGCGGCGGAAATAATACCGCTGGCACGAAAGCAGGTTCTGACACAAACACAACTGCGGCAGCTAACGGCGAAACTGCAGCACCCGCGGATGGGACTTCTACAGCACTTGATCTTGCAGTGCAGGTTGGTCCAAATCCCGAGACCATTGATCCGGCACTGAACAGCGCTGCAGATGGTGCTAATATTATTGTTCATGCGTATGAACCTCTGATGATCGTTGATCCAGAGAACAAGATTGTGGGCGGTCAGGCTGAATCTTTTGATGTATCTGAGGATGGCCTTACCTATACCTTCCATCTTCGTGATGGCTTAAAGTGGAGCGATGGCACACCGCTGACAGCCGAGGATTTTGTATATTCATGGAAGAGACTTGCTGATCCTAATACGGCAGCTCCGTATGCAGGAGATATGCTTGGCTATGTAAAGGGATATGAAGACGCAGCATCAGGCAATCTGGATGCTCTGGCTGTTTCCGCACCTGATGATAAAACCTTTGTGGTTGAGCTGTCTGTTCCCTGTGTATATTTCTCAAAGCTGATCACTCATGCATCCATGGTTCCTGTACAGAAGGCTACGATTGAGGCAAATGGTGACCAGTGGACCTTAAAGCCGGAGACCTATGTGAGCAATGGTCCTTTAAAGATGGTTGAATGGGTACCAGGTTCTCATATTACCTTTGGTAAGAATGAAAATTACTGGAATGCAAGCAAAGTTACTTTAAATACCTTAAAATTCGTCCTGATGGAAGATGCCAATGCAGCTTACAGCGCATACCAGGCTGGTGAAGTATCCATGATTAAAACCCTTCCTACGGAAGAAATTCCAACCCTTAGAACTACCGATGATTTCCAGATAGGATCCACCATGGGTACATATTATATAAGCTTCCAGACCCAGAAGGAACCTTTTAATAACCCGGATGTGCGTAAAGCGTTGAGCCTTGCCATTGACCGTGATTATGTTGCCAATACTGTTATGCAGGGAATTTATGCTCCGTCAACAAATTTCGTTGGACCTGGCATCTCTGATGCTGAAAATGGTTCTTCCTTTGAAGATGTGACTCGTAAAAATAATGGCGGCGATTTCTTTAATGTTGCTGATCATGAAGCTGATATTGCTAAGGCAAAAGAACTTCTTGCAAAAGCCGGATATCCAGATGGTCAGGGATTTCCAACCATTGAATACATGACGAATGACCAGTTGTTCCATAAACCATTAGCTGAGTATTTACAGAGCTGCTGGAAGGAAGCACTGGGAGTTAATATGGACATTAAGATCGTTGAATGGTCTACCTTTACACCTACCCGTCGTGCAGGAGATTTCCAGATCGCACGTAACGGCTGGTTATTAGACTATGACGACCCATCCAATATGCTGAACTTATTTAAGTCCACCAGCGGTAATAACGATGGTAAGTACAATAACCCTGAAGTTGATAAGAAGCTTGATGAAGCAAACTCCACTTCTGATGTTGCAAAGCACTATGCATTGTTGCACGAAGCAGAGAACATGATTTTAGAGGATTCCGCTATAGCTCCGGTTGCTTATTACAGCCAGCCATGGTTACAGGATCCTAAGTTAAAGGGTACATGGTATTCACCATATGGATACTGGTTCTTCCAGTATGCTACCATGGAATAG
- the pyrH gene encoding UMP kinase, with product MNPRRVLLKLSGEALAGANKTGFDEATVKEVARQVKISVDAGVEVGIVIGGGNFWRGRTSDAIDRPKADQIGMLATIMNCIYVSEIFRNAGMSTQILTPFECGSMTELFSKDRANRYFDEGKVVFFAGGTGHPYFSTDTGIALRAIEMEADYILLAKSIDGVYDSDPKTNPNAVKYEEISIQEVIEKQLGVIDLTASIMCMENKMPLAVFSLNEKDGIANAMQGKINGTIVTA from the coding sequence ATGAATCCAAGACGTGTATTATTAAAGCTCAGTGGCGAAGCTCTTGCTGGTGCGAATAAGACGGGCTTTGACGAAGCGACTGTTAAAGAGGTCGCGCGGCAGGTTAAAATATCCGTGGATGCAGGTGTCGAAGTAGGCATTGTTATTGGCGGAGGTAACTTCTGGAGAGGCAGAACCAGCGATGCCATTGACCGCCCTAAGGCGGATCAGATTGGCATGCTTGCTACAATAATGAACTGCATTTATGTTTCAGAGATTTTCCGTAATGCCGGGATGAGTACACAGATACTGACCCCGTTTGAGTGTGGTTCCATGACAGAACTTTTTTCCAAGGACAGAGCTAACCGGTATTTTGATGAGGGTAAAGTTGTATTTTTTGCCGGGGGAACAGGCCATCCTTATTTTTCAACCGATACAGGCATTGCGCTTCGCGCCATTGAAATGGAGGCAGATTATATTTTACTGGCAAAATCCATTGACGGCGTATATGACAGTGATCCGAAGACAAATCCCAATGCTGTTAAATATGAGGAGATTTCCATTCAGGAGGTCATCGAGAAGCAGCTTGGTGTCATTGATTTAACGGCTTCCATTATGTGTATGGAAAATAAAATGCCCCTTGCGGTATTTAGCTTAAATGAAAAAGATGGCATTGCTAATGCAATGCAGGGAAAAATAAACGGTACCATAGTTACCGCATAA